The Desulfotomaculum sp. genome window below encodes:
- the folE gene encoding GTP cyclohydrolase I FolE yields MCYDRDRHKENERVWRVDLKKIQEAVRMILEAVGEDPNRPGLIGTPERIAKMYEEIFSGLNEEPRKHLEKIFLEDHEEMVLVKDIPMYSVCEHHLLPFFGVAHVAYIPRQWRVTGLSKLARVVEGYSRRPQLQERLTTQIADAVMSELDPYGVLVVIEAEHMCMTLRGVRKPGSKTVTSAVRGVFQKSVATRAEAMALIKKND; encoded by the coding sequence ATATGTTATGATAGAGATAGACATAAAGAAAATGAAAGGGTCTGGAGAGTGGATTTAAAAAAGATTCAGGAAGCGGTCCGGATGATTCTTGAGGCTGTCGGCGAAGACCCGAACAGGCCGGGTTTAATAGGGACTCCCGAGAGAATAGCCAAAATGTATGAAGAAATATTTTCCGGGCTGAACGAGGAACCCAGGAAGCACCTTGAGAAAATATTTCTGGAAGACCACGAGGAAATGGTTCTGGTCAAGGACATACCGATGTACTCCGTATGCGAGCATCACCTGCTGCCTTTTTTCGGGGTTGCCCACGTCGCCTATATTCCCCGGCAGTGGAGGGTCACCGGCCTTTCCAAACTTGCCAGGGTGGTGGAGGGATATTCAAGAAGGCCTCAGCTGCAGGAGAGGCTGACCACGCAAATTGCCGACGCCGTCATGTCGGAACTCGATCCGTACGGGGTGCTGGTTGTTATTGAGGCCGAGCACATGTGCATGACACTGCGCGGGGTCAGGAAGCCGGGCTCCAAGACGGTGACTTCGGCGGTACGCGGCGTTTTCCAGAAAAGTGTGGCAACCAGGGCCGAGGCAATGGCCCTGATCAAGAAAAATGACTGA
- a CDS encoding 5'/3'-nucleotidase SurE: MRILVVNDDGIYARGLSALVRGLKDLGEIYVVAPDRERSATGHSITVHRPLRVRKVALSSDFGVAASWSVDGTPSDCVKLAVEDLLPNPPEIVLSGINQGSNLGTDVLYSGTVSAAVEGLISGFPSVAVSLTSFPDRDFSTAAEFARKLVTVLEKGAFSQNFLLNVNVPPGDRHNGVKITRLGNRRYINIFDKRTDPRGRVYYWMGGDLLEMEDNQEGTDVSAVKNNYISITPLRLDLTDYPGIDNLNSNGFLENFKTIITGGSKI; the protein is encoded by the coding sequence ATGAGAATTCTAGTGGTTAATGATGATGGAATATACGCCAGGGGATTGAGCGCCCTTGTCAGGGGCTTAAAAGACCTCGGCGAGATATACGTTGTGGCGCCTGACCGGGAAAGAAGCGCCACGGGCCACAGCATTACGGTGCACCGGCCCCTGCGCGTCAGGAAGGTTGCCTTATCATCCGATTTCGGGGTTGCAGCCAGCTGGTCGGTTGACGGCACGCCGTCCGACTGCGTTAAGCTGGCTGTTGAAGACCTCCTTCCCAATCCGCCGGAGATAGTTCTTTCGGGAATCAACCAGGGGTCCAATCTGGGCACGGATGTGCTCTATTCGGGAACAGTCTCGGCGGCTGTCGAGGGTTTAATCAGCGGTTTTCCGTCGGTTGCCGTTTCCCTGACCAGTTTCCCTGACCGTGATTTTTCCACGGCCGCGGAGTTTGCGCGTAAACTGGTTACAGTACTTGAAAAGGGCGCCTTTTCGCAGAATTTCCTGCTGAATGTAAATGTGCCCCCCGGCGACCGGCACAACGGTGTAAAGATAACCCGCCTTGGAAACCGGAGGTACATCAATATCTTTGATAAAAGGACAGATCCCCGGGGAAGGGTTTATTACTGGATGGGAGGGGATCTGCTTGAAATGGAAGATAATCAAGAGGGCACGGATGTCAGCGCGGTTAAAAACAATTATATTTCCATAACCCCGCTGCGCCTTGACCTGACCGATTATCCAGGCATCGACAACCTGAACAGCAACGGCTTCTTAGAGAATTTTAAAACAATTATTACGGGAGGTAGTAAAATTTGA